In Nicotiana tabacum cultivar K326 chromosome 19, ASM71507v2, whole genome shotgun sequence, one DNA window encodes the following:
- the LOC142173480 gene encoding uncharacterized protein LOC142173480, with protein MRICLLDKRKLGFVDGRFPKTRFEPELHDQWEKVNVVVLSWIMNSVRPGMLSSVLYASDAHKVWEDLKKRFDKVNGSRFLYLHREIHNLTQGTMTIADYFSKLKNLWGEFNALMPCPTCHCPEYKKYAQHFEAYRLLQFLQSMLVTEGVESIELCSNKGNGGSGGNYKFKKNQVQCEYCHFKGHTKENYYKLIGYPHDFKTKKKGHVLTPGLYTNGATSIDFTVRDTVNMNTQSYCALTQANAS; from the exons ATGAGAATTTGCCTTTTAGATAAGAGAAAATTAGGTTTTGTTGATGGTCGATTTCCTaaaactagatttgaacctgaaCTACATGATCAGTGGGAGAAAGTTAATGTTGTTGTCCTATCATGGATTATGAACTCTGTTAGACCAGGTATGTTGAGTAGTGTTCTGTATGCTTCTGATGCTCATAAGGTTTGGGAGGATCTTAAGAAAAGGTTTGATAAAGTCAATGGTTCTAGATTTCTGTATCTTCATAGAGAAATTCATAATCTGACTCAAGGAACCATGACAATAGCGGATTACTTCTCTAAACTGAAAAACCTATGGGGTGAATTTAATGCACTCATGCCTTGTCCTACTTGTCATTGTCCTGAATATAAGAAATATGCTCAGCATTTTGAAGCTTATAGATTATTGCAGTTTCTG CAGTCTATGCTAGTTACTGAAGGAGTAGAAAGTATAGAATTGTGCAGTAATAAGGGTAATGGAGGTTCAGGTGGTAACTACAAGTTCAAGAAGAATCAGGTTCAATGTGAATACTGCCATTTCAAGGGACACACCAAAGAGAATTACTACAAACTCATAGGGTATCCACATGACTTTAAGACCAAAAAGAAAGGGCATGTACTTACTCCTGGTCTATATACAAATGGTGCCACTAGTATAGACTTTACTGTAAGAGATACTGTCAACATGAACACTCAATCATATTGTGCACTCACTCAAGCTAATGCTTCCTAG
- the LOC107779202 gene encoding uncharacterized protein LOC107779202, producing the protein MATLKITKKHHKHFNNPFPSNPKTLPLIYGTLILNFQKLPSSHQIYTIGKDFQLSWSSKDGGFLSISHKSDPARSLWSTIPGEAFISAAIAETEVEESRGSFLIKDKHVHLVCNHQTIEEIKIINEYDITTLHGQDQVLPKNSQFPVLMISGKVYGVNKRKKKVRFPRRKELMESSEKETSTRARYWLLFDQKNCNQVGFQVRIGKPDLQLPHRVSPRTYRSFSLKFGRIRRCRAGWFGFLSRKKTVTVSSAEENMVMKTAGVSDFNRICVTYASERHERFFGFGEQFSHLDFKGKRVPIFVQEQGIGRGDQPITFAANLVSYRAGGDWSTTYAPSPFYMTSKMRSLYLEGYDYSVFDLTRDDRIQIQLHGNSFEGRILHGNSPCELIEHLTESIGRPPPLPEWIISGAVVGMQGGTDTVRSIWNEMQRNDVPVSAFWLQDWVGQRETVIGSQLWWNWEADETRYSGWQQLIRDLNMQHIKVMTYCNPCLAPMDKKPNIRRHHFEEAKKLDILVKNKNGEPYMVPNTAFDVGMLDLTHPHTANWFKQILQEMVDDGVRGWMADFGEGLPVDACLYSGEDPIAAHNRYPELWAKLNREFVDEWRSTHVGQEREDPEETLVFFMRAGYRDTPKWAMLFWEGDQMVSWQKNDGIKSAVVGLLSGGLSGYALNHSDIGGYCAVNLPFFKYHRSEELLLRWMEFAAFTTVFRTHEGNKPSCNSQFYSNNRTLSHFARLAKIYKAWKFYRIQLVKEACQKGLPICRHLFLHYPEDEHVYSLTHEQFLVGTEILVVPVLDKGRENVKVYFPIGESSSWKHIWTGKLYSTQGSDSWVEAPIGYPAIFVKNGSPVGETFLEKLSEYNVL; encoded by the exons ATGGCAACTTTGAAAATCACCAAAAAGCATCACAAACATTTCAACAATCCTTTCCCTTCCAACCCAAAGACTCTCCCATTGATATATGGAACTTTAATCTTGAATTTTCAGAAACTTCCTTCTTCACATCAGATCTACACCATTGGAAAAGATTTCCAGTTGAGTTGGTCTTCAAAAGATGGAGGATTTCTTTCAATCTCACACAAGTCTGATCCTGCAAGGTCCCTGTGGTCCACCATCCCTGGAGAAGCTTTCATTTCTGCAGCCATTGCTGAAACTGAAGTCGAAGAAAGCAGAGGTTCATTTCTGATCAAAGATAAACATGTTCATTTGGTATGTAATCACCAAACCATTGAAGAGATAAAGATCATAAATGAATATGATATCACTACCTTACATGGACAAGATCAAGTTTTGCCAAAGAATTCCCAGTTTCCTGTTTTAATGATCTCAGGGAAAGTTTATGGtgtcaataaaagaaagaagaaggttAGATTTCCAAGAAGAAAAGAGTTGATGGAATCTTCAGAGAAAGAAACTTCCACTCGTGCAAGATATTGGCTTCTGTTTGATCAGAAAAACTGTAATCAAGTTGGTTTCCAAGTGAGAATTGGAAAACCAGATTTACAACTTCCACACAGAGTTTCTCCAAGAACTTACAGAAGCTTTTCTCTAAAATTTGGTCGAATTCGGAGATGTAGAGCTGGGTGGTTTGGATTTCTGTCAAGAAAAAAGACTGTCACTGTTTCATCAGCTGAGGAGAACATGGTGATGAAAACGGCAGGAGTCAGTGATTTCAATAGGATTTGTGTAACATATGCAAGTGAAAGACATGAGAGATTCTTTGGTTTCGGCGAGCAATTTTCTCATTTGGACTTCAAAGGAAAGAGGGTCCCCATTTTTGTTCAAGAACAAGGGATTGGAAGAGGTGATCAACCTATTACCTTTGCAGCTAATTTAGTTAGCTACAg GGCAGGGGGTGACTGGAGCACAACTTATGCTCCTTCACCATTCTACATGACATCAAAGATGAGGTCACTTTACTTGGAGGGTTATGACTATTCAGTGTTTGATCTAACAAGAGATGATAGAATTCAAATACAG TTACATGGGAACTCGTTTGAAGGTCGGATACTGCACGGCAACTCACCTTGTGAGCTCATTGAACATCTCACAGAAAGCATTGGAAGGCCCCCACCTCTTCCAGAGTGGATTATTTCTGGTGCAGTGGTGGGAATGCAAGGTGGCACGGACACCGTCCGCAGCATTTGGAATGAAATGCAAAGAAATGATGTCCCAGTATCAGCATTCTGGTTGCAG GACTGGGTAGGGCAGAGAGAGACAGTCATTGGGTCACAACTTTGGTGGAATTGGGAAGCAGATGAAACGAGATACTCAGGATGGCAACAACTAATTCGAGACCTTAATATGCAACATATCAAAGTGATGACATATTGCAATCCTTGTCTGGCTCCG ATGGATAAAAAGCCAAATATAAGAAGACACCATTTTGAGGAGGCAAAGAAGTTGGATATCTTGGTGAAAAACAAGAATGGGGAACCGTATATGGTGCCCAATACAGCATTTGATGTAGGGATGCTGGATTTGACACATCCACATACCGCGAATTGGTTCAAGCAGATTCTGCAAGAAATGGTGGATGATGGAGTGAGAGGATGGATGGCagattttggcgaaggccttccAGTGGATGCCTGCTTGTATTCAG GTGAAGATCCAATTGCAGCACATAATAGATATCCAGAATTATGGGCAAAACTCAACAGGGAATTTGTGGATGAATGGCGAAGCACACACGTAGGCCAAGAGAGAGAAGATCCAGAGGAAACTTTGGTTTTCTTCATGAGGGCTGGTTATAGGGATACTCCTAAGTGGGCAATGCTATTTTGGGAGGGAGACCAAATGGTGAGTTGGCAAAAAAATGATGGCATCAAGAGTGCAGTGGTTGGCTTGCTTAGCGGAGGACTTTCAGGATATGCTCTTAATCACAGTGATATTGGAGGCTATTGTGCAGTAAACTTACCATTTTTCAAGTATCACAGAAGTGAAGAGCTTCTCTTGCGATGGATGGAATTTGCCGCTTTCACCACCGTGTTCCGGACACATGAA GGGAACAAGCCATCTTGCAACAGCCAGTTCTACTCCAATAATAGAACACTGTCACATTTTGCACGTCTTGCAAAGATCTACAAAGCATGGAAGTTTTACAGGATTCAACTAGTTAAG GAAGCCTGTCAGAAAGGGCTGCCAATTTGTCGACATCTCTTCCTTCACTATCCAGAAGATGAACATGTATATAGCTTAACACATGAGCAGTTCCTAGTTGGCACAGAGATACTTGTGGTACCTGTGCTAGACAAAGGCAGAGAAAATGTTAAGGTCTATTTCCCGATAGGAGAAAGCTCTTCATGGAAACATATTTGGACAGGAAAACTGTATTCAACACAAGGTTCCGATTCTTGGGTGGAAGCACCAATAGGATATCCTGCcatttttgttaaaaatggttCTCCTGTTGGAGAAACCTTCTTGGAAAAACTCAGCGAATACAATGTCTTATAA